The Mycolicibacterium parafortuitum nucleotide sequence TCGGGGTGCCCGGCCGAAGGTCCATGTACGTCAACGCCTTTTCGACGGCCTGGCGCTCCCCCTCGTCGAAGACCATCTCCGGGTCCGGAACGGAGTCCGACAGCGGCACACCCTGGCCGGGGTTGGTTCCCCAGGTGACGAACGGGCTCAGCGTCGCCGCGTCGATGTAGACCTCGGCGTCGAACGTCGCGCCCTCGTCGGTGCGCAGTTGCTTCCACGCCTCGACGGCGGCGTCCCAGTCGGCGCCCTTCGGCGCATGCGGGCGGCCGCGCAGGAACTCGAACGTGGTCTCGTCCGGCGCGATCATGCCGGCGCGCGCCCCGGCCTCGATGCTCATGTTGCAGATCGTCATCCGGCCCTCCATCGACAGCGATTCGATGGCACTGCCCCGGTATTCGATGACGTAGCCCTGGCCGCCACCGGTACCGATCTTCGCGATCACCGCCAGGATGATGTCCTTGGCGCTGACACCGGGCGGCAGCTCGCCGTCGACGTTGACCGCCATCGTCTTGAACGGTCGCAGCGGCAGCGTCTGGGTGGCCATCACGTGCTCCACCTCAGAGGTGCCGATGCCCATCGCCAGCGCGCCGAACGCACCGTGGGTGGAGGTGTGGCTGTCGCCGCACACCACCGTCATACCGGGCTGGGTCAGTCCCAGCTGCGGTCCGATGATGTGCACGATGCCCTGCTCGGCGTCCCCCATCGGGTGCAACCGGATGCCGAATTCCTCACAGTTGCGCCGCAACGTCTCCACCTGTGTCCGCGAGACGGGATCGGCGATCGGCTTGTCGATGTCGACGGTCGGGACGTTGTGGTCCTCGGTCGCGATCGTCAGATCGGGCCTGCGCACCGGGCGCCCGGCCAGGCGCAGCCCGTCGAACGCCTGCGGACTGGTCACCTCGTGGACGAGGTGCAAGTCGATGTAGATGAGGTCGGGCTCGCGCGCCGCGCCCTCTCCGGTCCCGGCAACGACCACGTGATCGCTCCAGACCTTCTCGGCGAGCGTGCGGGGCTGATTCGCAACGGCCATCTTGACTGTCTCACATTCTGGAAAGCTAGTATCTCCTTGTGAGACAGAATAGCGGCATCGGCGTTCTGGACAAAGCGATCACCGTGTTGCACGCGGTGGCCGAGACCCCGTGTGGGCTGGCCGATCTCTGCGAGCGCACCGGGCTGCCGCGCGCGACCGCGCACCGTCTGGCGGTGGGCCTGGAGGTGCACCGGATGCTGGCCCGCGACGGCGACGGGCAGTGGCTGCTCGGCCCCGCGCTCACCGAACTGGCCGGTCAGGTCAACGACCCGCTGCTCGCCGCGGGTGCGGTGGTGCTGCCGCGGCTGCGCGAACTGACCGGCGAGAGCGTCCAGCTCTACCGCCGCGAGGGCACCAGCCGGATCTGCGTGGCAGCCCTGGAACCCCCAGCCGGACTGCGGGATACCGTGCCCATCGGCACTCGTCTGCCGATGACCGCCGGATCCGGGGCCAAGGTGCTGCTGGCCTTCGCCGACGCGAGCACCCAGCAGGCGGTGCTGCCCGCGGCGAAGTTCACCGACCGCACGCTGGCCGAGGTACGCAAGCGCGGATGGGCGCAGAGCGCCGCCGAACGCGAACCTGGGGTGGCCAGCGTGTCGGCTCCGGTGCGCGACGGGCGCGGTGCGGTGATCGCCGCGGTGTCGGTGTCCGGTCCGATCGACCGGATGGGCCGGCGTCCCGGCGCGCGCTGGGCAGCCGATCTCGTCGCCGCCGCCGACGCGTTGACCCGGCGCCTCTGACAAGACGCCCGGGGCGCGGCGGCCCCGACAGGATGCCGATGAAAAAACTCCGGGCCTCGACGAGGCCCGGAGTTTTCGATATGTACCCCCGATGGGATTCGAACCCACGCTACCGCCGTGAGAGGGCGGCGTCCTAGGCCGCTAGACGACGGGGGCTAGAACTGCTTTCCGGTTGGTCAGCATAGCTCAGTTGAGATTGCTGACCTAATCGGCCGCGTTGGCTGGGGTACCAGGACTCGAACCTAGAATGGCTGAACCAGAATCAGCTGTGTTGCCAATTACACCATACCCCATTAGCTGCCTGTAACCGCAGGTCACAGACCGCTTTTCGACCCTTCGCGCCTCAGTCGCATCTCTGCGGGCCGCTGCGCGATATCTCGTGGGCCGACGAGCAGACTACCAAAGATTTCGGAGTGGTTTTTCACGCCTCCGGTCCGGCGGCGGTTGCGGCGTGGTCGCGACCGGCGCGCAGCCGCTCCAGGCTGCGTTCACGGCCGAGAAGTTCGAGGGACTCGAACAGCGGCGGGCTGACCGAGGAGCCGGTGGCCGCGACCCGGACCGGACCGAACGCCTTGCGGGGTTTGAGCTCGAGGCGCTCGATCAGCGCCACCTTCAGCGCCTCCTCGATGTCGGCGGTCCGCCACTGCGTGACGCCTTCAAGGGCCTCCAGAGCCGCTGTGAGCACCGGAACGGCCGCGGCCTTGAGTTCCTTGCCCGCGGACTTCTCATCGAGCGTGAACGACGACTCGTCGAGGAACTTCAACAGGTCCCATGCGTCGCCGAGCACCACGATGCGGGTCTGCACCAGCGCGGCCGCCTCGGCGAAGCGCGCATCGTCCAGGCCGGTGTGGTGGCCGTGCGCATCGAAGTACGCGGCGAGCCGGCGCGCGAACTCCGCGGGCTCGAGCAGCCGGATGTGCTCGGCGTTGAGTGCGTCGGCCTTCTTCTGGTCGAACCGGGCCGGGTTGGAGTTGACGTCGGCCACGTCGAACGCGGCGACCATCTCGTCGAGGCTGAAGATGTCCCGGTCGTCGGCGATCGACCAGCCCAGCAGGGCAAGGTAGTTCAGCAGACCCTCGGGGATGAAGCCGCGGTCGCGATGCAGGAACAGGTTGGACTGCGGATCGCGCTTGGACAGCTTCTTGTTGCCC carries:
- the leuC gene encoding 3-isopropylmalate dehydratase large subunit → MAVANQPRTLAEKVWSDHVVVAGTGEGAAREPDLIYIDLHLVHEVTSPQAFDGLRLAGRPVRRPDLTIATEDHNVPTVDIDKPIADPVSRTQVETLRRNCEEFGIRLHPMGDAEQGIVHIIGPQLGLTQPGMTVVCGDSHTSTHGAFGALAMGIGTSEVEHVMATQTLPLRPFKTMAVNVDGELPPGVSAKDIILAVIAKIGTGGGQGYVIEYRGSAIESLSMEGRMTICNMSIEAGARAGMIAPDETTFEFLRGRPHAPKGADWDAAVEAWKQLRTDEGATFDAEVYIDAATLSPFVTWGTNPGQGVPLSDSVPDPEMVFDEGERQAVEKALTYMDLRPGTPMREIPVDAVFVGSCTNGRIEDLRVVAEVLRGRKVADNVRMLIVPGSMRVRAQAESEGLGEIFTAAGAEWRQAGCSMCLGMNPDQLAPGERCASTSNRNFEGRQGKGGRTHLVSPAVAAATAVRGTLSSPADLAPVAAH
- a CDS encoding IclR family transcriptional regulator — translated: MRQNSGIGVLDKAITVLHAVAETPCGLADLCERTGLPRATAHRLAVGLEVHRMLARDGDGQWLLGPALTELAGQVNDPLLAAGAVVLPRLRELTGESVQLYRREGTSRICVAALEPPAGLRDTVPIGTRLPMTAGSGAKVLLAFADASTQQAVLPAAKFTDRTLAEVRKRGWAQSAAEREPGVASVSAPVRDGRGAVIAAVSVSGPIDRMGRRPGARWAADLVAAADALTRRL